A window of the Streptomyces sp. NBC_01351 genome harbors these coding sequences:
- a CDS encoding ATP-binding cassette domain-containing protein — translation MTTTYAVLSEGLEKNYGEVHALRGLDLAVPEGAVCGLLGPNGAGKTTAVRILTTLTASTGGRALVAGHDVAREPAAVRRAIGVTGQYASVDGDLTGRENLRLFARLTGLRGSAGRSRADELLERFGLDEAADRVASTWSGGMRRRLDLAAGLITRPRVLFLDEPTTGLDPSARERIWTAVRELADEGTTVLLTTQYLEEADRLADDIVVVDRGRAVANGAPAELKALIGSYAEVTVAGPPALSGAAAVLDRLTGGRPALDEERLTVGVTVLDAGLTLPRIIRELDSAAVPVTDASLRPPTLDEVFLRLTRIPATQSAQSTQSTQKENAA, via the coding sequence ATGACTACTACGTACGCTGTACTTAGTGAGGGTCTGGAGAAGAACTACGGGGAGGTCCACGCCCTGCGCGGCCTCGACCTCGCCGTGCCCGAGGGCGCGGTCTGCGGCCTCCTCGGCCCCAACGGCGCGGGCAAGACCACCGCCGTGCGGATCCTGACCACCCTCACCGCCTCCACCGGCGGCCGCGCCCTCGTCGCCGGCCACGACGTCGCCCGCGAGCCCGCCGCCGTCCGCCGGGCCATCGGCGTCACCGGCCAGTACGCCTCCGTCGACGGGGACCTGACCGGCCGCGAGAACCTCCGGCTCTTCGCCCGCCTCACCGGTCTGCGCGGCTCCGCCGGCCGGTCCCGCGCCGACGAGCTGCTGGAGCGCTTCGGCCTCGACGAGGCCGCGGACCGGGTGGCATCCACCTGGTCCGGCGGGATGCGCAGGCGCCTCGACCTGGCCGCCGGGCTGATCACCCGCCCCCGCGTGCTGTTCCTCGACGAGCCCACCACCGGCCTGGACCCGTCGGCCCGGGAGCGGATCTGGACGGCGGTACGAGAACTCGCCGACGAGGGCACCACGGTGCTGCTCACCACCCAGTACCTGGAGGAGGCCGACCGGCTCGCCGACGACATCGTGGTCGTCGACCGCGGCCGCGCCGTCGCGAACGGCGCCCCCGCCGAACTCAAGGCCCTCATCGGCTCCTACGCCGAGGTCACCGTCGCCGGGCCGCCCGCCCTCTCGGGCGCGGCCGCCGTACTGGACCGGCTCACCGGCGGCCGGCCCGCGCTCGACGAGGAGCGGCTCACCGTCGGGGTGACCGTCCTCGACGCCGGGCTGACCCTGCCGCGGATCATCCGCGAGCTCGACTCCGCCGCGGTGCCCGTCACCGACGCGAGCCTGCGCCCGCCCACCCTCGACGAGGTGTTCCTGCGCCTCACCCGCATCCCCGCGACCCAGAGCGCCCAGAGCACCCAGAGCACCCAGAAGGAGAACGCGGCATGA
- a CDS encoding TetR/AcrR family transcriptional regulator, whose protein sequence is MTTGGRPAEPEVIWSRPQRAGRGPRPAHSRESIAAEAVRVADAEGIEAVSMRRVAAGIGAGTMSLYNYVPRKDDLYELMVDAVSGEYAFTEPTGDWRADLLALARQTRAVMHRHPWLPRLLSPVHGFSPNALAYLEHSLDCLAPLDAPDGEKLELIAAVNGMVSTYVAGELALAERARSLPWSEAAEADARAAWIGSRLATGQYPRLAAALTGGAPPVPDAGLDMAAVFDRSVSRLLGAWGT, encoded by the coding sequence ATGACAACCGGCGGGCGACCCGCTGAACCCGAAGTGATCTGGTCCCGCCCGCAGCGGGCCGGCCGAGGCCCCCGGCCCGCGCACAGCCGCGAGTCGATCGCCGCCGAAGCGGTGCGCGTCGCGGACGCGGAGGGGATCGAGGCCGTCTCCATGCGGCGCGTCGCCGCCGGGATCGGCGCCGGGACGATGTCCCTGTACAACTACGTGCCGCGCAAGGACGACCTGTACGAGCTGATGGTCGATGCGGTCAGCGGCGAGTACGCGTTCACGGAGCCGACCGGCGACTGGCGGGCCGACCTGCTCGCGCTGGCCCGCCAGACGCGGGCGGTGATGCACCGCCACCCGTGGCTGCCGAGGCTGCTCAGCCCCGTCCACGGATTCAGCCCGAACGCCCTGGCGTACCTGGAGCACAGCCTGGACTGCCTGGCTCCGCTGGACGCGCCGGACGGCGAGAAGCTGGAGCTCATCGCCGCCGTCAACGGCATGGTGTCCACGTACGTGGCGGGCGAGCTGGCGCTGGCCGAGCGCGCCCGCTCGCTGCCCTGGAGCGAGGCCGCGGAGGCGGACGCACGCGCCGCCTGGATCGGCTCGCGGCTGGCCACCGGGCAGTACCCGCGGCTGGCGGCGGCCCTCACGGGCGGCGCCCCGCCCGTACCGGACGCGGGGCTGGACATGGCGGCCGTCTTCGACCGGTCGGTGTCCCGGCTGCTGGGGGCGTGGGGTACGTAA
- a CDS encoding type ISP restriction/modification enzyme — MPWSVGGLRLGRDWVAAPDPAALRTRWAALTGAEAAERERLFRPSRLRTPAAGAAALPGQRSAATARFADEPGPCPEPVRVLREPFDEQWLLPDQRLIDSARPELWRVLDEHQLFAVETPELLVSAHLPAGRLGRIRPLHRRPGGAEPNVAPGLLPLLGERYGGWVTPEDLLCWILAAGRPGPRGYEVPLAADPDRWRAGLELGHRLLTVQLRGARGGEPPRLPGGRRPYVRSAVGAWPHELAYDAESETLSLGTGTVSPVPAGAWEYEAQGVRVLEAWFAARVAHRAPDADGLAALGPAEWPQAWTSELLALVTTLALLAGLTPERAAFEPGPGPGPGPGPGQGPGPDLSAAELRAAGVLPPPRWARRPASVLDHQEEGPGGQFALL; from the coding sequence ATGCCCTGGTCCGTGGGCGGCCTGCGCCTGGGCCGGGACTGGGTGGCCGCGCCCGATCCCGCCGCCCTGCGCACCCGCTGGGCGGCCCTGACCGGCGCCGAAGCCGCCGAGCGGGAGCGGCTGTTCCGGCCGAGCCGGCTGCGTACGCCCGCCGCCGGGGCGGCCGCGCTGCCGGGTCAGCGGTCGGCGGCGACGGCCCGTTTCGCGGACGAGCCCGGCCCGTGCCCGGAACCCGTACGGGTGCTCCGCGAGCCCTTCGACGAGCAGTGGCTCCTGCCCGACCAGCGGCTCATCGACTCGGCCCGCCCCGAGCTGTGGCGGGTCCTGGACGAGCACCAGCTGTTCGCCGTCGAGACCCCCGAGCTGCTGGTCAGCGCACACCTCCCGGCCGGCCGGCTCGGGCGGATCCGCCCCCTGCACCGGCGCCCCGGCGGTGCGGAGCCCAATGTCGCCCCGGGCCTGCTGCCCCTGCTCGGCGAGCGCTACGGCGGCTGGGTCACCCCCGAGGACCTGCTGTGCTGGATCCTCGCGGCGGGCCGCCCCGGGCCGCGGGGGTACGAGGTCCCGCTGGCGGCCGACCCCGACCGCTGGCGGGCCGGGCTGGAGCTGGGGCACCGGCTGCTCACCGTCCAGCTGCGCGGGGCGCGCGGCGGCGAGCCGCCCCGGCTGCCGGGCGGGCGCCGGCCGTACGTCCGCTCGGCGGTCGGGGCGTGGCCGCACGAGCTCGCGTACGACGCGGAGAGCGAGACCCTGAGCCTCGGTACGGGCACCGTCTCCCCCGTGCCCGCCGGGGCCTGGGAGTACGAGGCGCAGGGCGTCCGGGTGCTGGAGGCCTGGTTCGCGGCCCGGGTCGCGCACCGCGCTCCGGATGCGGACGGGCTGGCGGCGCTGGGTCCGGCCGAGTGGCCGCAGGCCTGGACCTCGGAGCTGTTGGCGCTGGTGACGACCCTGGCGCTGCTGGCCGGTCTGACCCCGGAGCGGGCGGCCTTCGAGCCGGGGCCCGGCCCGGGCCCCGGCCCCGGCCCCGGCCAGGGCCCTGGCCCCGACCTGTCCGCGGCCGAGCTGCGGGCGGCCGGGGTGCTGCCTCCGCCGCGCTGGGCCCGGCGCCCCGCCTCGGTACTGGACCACCAGGAGGAGGGGCCGGGCGGGCAGTTCGCGCTGCTCTAG
- a CDS encoding GntR family transcriptional regulator produces MTAFAPDSLVLNRKLPLWYQVSQSLRASILGRTPDASLRLPTEEQLAEHYGVSVLTMRQALKELEGEGLISRHRRRGTFIEPGALRAAPVRLLGSVDAIVAQQSGERTTILGHGRTAVSGELLEHFPDTAEVVTYRRLRHDRESGEPSNWAENAVLPEFAESVDLADLERWPMTKVLRDVVGVRISRITDTVEARLADPETAELLQVPLLSPILHYTGVTYDEDGRAVDVARIRYRGDRFSFTVTVDAH; encoded by the coding sequence GTGACCGCCTTCGCCCCCGACTCGCTGGTCCTGAACCGGAAACTGCCGCTCTGGTACCAGGTCTCACAGTCGCTGCGCGCCTCGATACTCGGGCGCACCCCGGACGCCTCGCTGCGGCTGCCCACCGAGGAGCAGCTCGCCGAGCACTACGGGGTGAGCGTGCTGACCATGCGGCAGGCGCTCAAGGAGCTGGAGGGCGAGGGCCTGATCAGCCGGCACCGGCGGCGCGGCACCTTCATCGAGCCGGGGGCCCTTCGGGCCGCCCCGGTGCGGCTGCTGGGCTCGGTCGACGCGATCGTGGCCCAGCAGTCGGGCGAGCGCACGACGATCCTCGGGCACGGTCGGACGGCGGTGTCCGGGGAGCTGCTGGAGCACTTCCCGGACACGGCGGAGGTGGTCACGTACCGCCGGCTGCGCCACGACCGGGAGAGCGGCGAGCCGAGCAACTGGGCGGAGAACGCGGTCCTTCCGGAGTTCGCCGAGTCCGTGGACCTCGCCGATCTCGAACGGTGGCCGATGACGAAGGTGCTGCGGGACGTGGTCGGGGTGCGCATCAGCCGGATCACGGACACGGTCGAGGCCCGGCTCGCCGACCCGGAGACGGCCGAGCTGCTCCAGGTCCCGCTGCTCAGCCCGATCCTGCACTACACGGGCGTGACGTACGACGAGGACGGCCGGGCGGTGGACGTGGCCCGGATCCGCTACCGCGGCGACCGGTTCTCCTTCACGGTCACGGTCGACGCGCACTGA
- the hmgA gene encoding homogentisate 1,2-dioxygenase, whose product MSEQARKTAEGLEYLTGFGNEHSSEAVPGALPLGRNSPQRAPLGLYAEQLSGSAFTEPRTHNRRSWLYRIRPSAAHPPFTRVDNGALRTAPFTEAAADPNRLRWNPLPDPAPGTDFLAGLWTLGGNGDAAQRTGMAIHLYAANADMTDRVFSDSDGELLIVPERGGLLLRTELGLLSAGPGEMALIPRGVRFRVELLGDDARGYVCENYGQPFELPNLGPIGANGLAASRDFRAPVASYEDVERPTEVVNKFCGNLWSATYDHSPLDVVAWHGTHVPYVYDLRRFNVIGSISYDHPDPSIFTVLTAPTDTPGLAGVDFVVFAPRWLVGEDTFRPPYFHRNVMSEYMGLIEGAYDAKAEGFVPGGGSLHNMMSAHGPDRETFDRASAAELKPQKIDDGLAFMFETRWPITATAQAAGADHLQRAYDDVWQGLQRHFRA is encoded by the coding sequence ATGAGCGAGCAGGCCAGGAAGACGGCGGAGGGGCTGGAGTACCTCACCGGCTTCGGGAACGAGCACAGCTCGGAGGCCGTGCCCGGTGCACTGCCGCTCGGCCGGAACTCGCCCCAGCGGGCCCCGCTCGGCCTCTACGCAGAGCAGCTCAGCGGCAGCGCCTTCACCGAGCCCCGCACCCACAACCGCCGCTCCTGGCTCTACCGGATCCGCCCCTCGGCCGCGCACCCGCCCTTCACCCGCGTGGACAACGGGGCCCTGCGCACCGCGCCCTTCACCGAGGCCGCCGCGGACCCCAACCGGCTGCGCTGGAACCCGCTGCCCGACCCGGCCCCCGGCACCGACTTCCTGGCCGGTTTGTGGACCCTGGGCGGCAACGGCGACGCGGCGCAGCGCACGGGCATGGCCATCCACCTCTACGCCGCGAACGCCGACATGACCGACCGGGTGTTCAGCGACTCCGACGGCGAGCTGCTGATCGTCCCGGAGCGCGGCGGGCTGCTCCTGCGCACCGAGCTCGGCCTGCTCAGCGCCGGCCCCGGCGAGATGGCCCTGATCCCCCGCGGCGTGCGCTTCCGCGTTGAGCTCCTCGGGGACGACGCCCGCGGCTACGTCTGCGAGAACTACGGCCAGCCCTTCGAGCTGCCGAACCTCGGCCCGATCGGCGCCAACGGTCTCGCGGCCTCGCGGGACTTCCGGGCGCCCGTCGCTTCGTACGAGGACGTGGAGCGGCCGACCGAGGTGGTCAACAAGTTCTGCGGCAACCTCTGGTCGGCCACCTACGACCACTCCCCGCTGGACGTCGTCGCCTGGCACGGCACGCACGTCCCGTACGTCTACGACCTGCGCCGTTTCAATGTGATCGGGTCCATCAGCTACGACCACCCGGACCCGTCGATCTTCACCGTGCTGACCGCGCCCACCGACACCCCCGGGCTCGCGGGCGTGGACTTCGTGGTCTTCGCCCCGCGCTGGCTGGTCGGCGAGGACACCTTCCGCCCGCCCTACTTCCACCGCAACGTGATGAGCGAGTACATGGGCCTGATCGAGGGCGCCTACGACGCCAAGGCCGAGGGCTTCGTCCCCGGCGGCGGCTCGCTCCACAACATGATGTCCGCGCACGGTCCGGACCGTGAGACCTTCGACCGGGCGAGCGCCGCCGAGCTGAAGCCGCAGAAGATCGACGACGGCCTGGCCTTCATGTTCGAGACCCGCTGGCCGATCACCGCCACCGCCCAGGCGGCCGGCGCGGACCACCTCCAGCGCGCATACGACGACGTCTGGCAGGGGCTCCAGCGCCACTTCCGCGCCTAA
- a CDS encoding right-handed parallel beta-helix repeat-containing protein, with amino-acid sequence MSWTRRFPAVPAAFLAALLALLSLLVAAPPASAHEERPVTFPDGTGSVPEYRKAEPDLVVCKTDRPDFERRISGFPQELKDRNLALFEQCGKSGYRHLQQAVDAVDRPGMNIAILPGLYEEEPSLGTPTGECASLKAPNSSLGYQILSYEQQVACRHNQNLVAILGKTNLQIEGTGASRMDVVIDAKYQKLNGIRADKSNGVYFRNFTAQRTTFNSLYVLAADGFVIDDVLTRWNDEYGFLTFASDHGLYKNCESYGNGDSGIYPGSASNINDGRGYDVPRYSIEITGCRSHHNMVGYSGTAGDSVWVHDNEFDQNMGGASMDSAFPGHPGLPQNHAKFERNLIHDNNQDYYGYVADGTCAKPPIERGYERGVVCPQISMPPGTGIITAGGNWNLYENNWVYGHQRAGFFLSAVPAFIRGEEAWSKQTDTSHHNRYAANVMGKDKSGAARPNGMDVWWDGQGRGNCWQDGPDGSTPGTVPQCGAARGEVSGASARLVGEPVKLVQLLVCADYSVQARKLPAGCDWYGARGLERVETQLALAVAAVLLLVGGVLWWRRLRTSRLGTVASLLGLAGLALDVAGSTMSLTATFVPALALLLLGLWWTGAGLALRPTRPWLARLTLLLAGLTLLDAFDKAVLMIPWTPLSPAWLRALVAVVWVLWAVVASARPGNPARPSGPGGDPAGDRTPVPAGPSPSLRATAPEPPSTPEATA; translated from the coding sequence ATGTCGTGGACCCGCAGGTTTCCTGCCGTGCCGGCGGCGTTCCTCGCCGCCCTCCTCGCTCTCCTGTCCCTCCTCGTCGCCGCGCCCCCCGCGAGCGCGCACGAGGAGCGCCCCGTCACCTTCCCCGACGGCACCGGATCCGTCCCCGAATACCGCAAGGCGGAGCCGGACCTGGTGGTCTGCAAGACGGACCGGCCCGACTTCGAACGCCGGATATCCGGCTTCCCGCAGGAGCTCAAGGACCGCAACCTCGCCCTGTTCGAGCAGTGCGGGAAGAGCGGCTACCGCCACCTCCAGCAGGCCGTCGACGCCGTCGACCGGCCCGGGATGAACATCGCGATCCTCCCCGGCCTGTACGAGGAGGAGCCCTCGCTCGGCACCCCGACGGGGGAGTGCGCCTCGCTCAAGGCTCCGAACTCCTCGCTCGGCTACCAGATCCTCAGCTACGAGCAGCAGGTGGCCTGCCGCCACAACCAGAACCTCGTCGCCATCCTCGGCAAGACGAACCTGCAGATCGAGGGCACCGGCGCCTCCCGCATGGACGTCGTCATCGACGCCAAGTACCAGAAGCTCAACGGCATCCGCGCCGACAAGTCCAACGGCGTCTACTTCCGGAACTTCACCGCCCAGCGCACCACCTTCAACTCGCTGTACGTGCTCGCGGCCGACGGCTTCGTCATCGACGACGTGCTCACCCGCTGGAACGACGAGTACGGCTTCCTGACCTTCGCCAGCGACCACGGGCTCTACAAGAACTGCGAGTCGTACGGGAACGGCGACTCCGGCATCTACCCCGGCAGCGCCTCCAACATCAACGACGGACGCGGCTACGACGTCCCCCGCTACTCCATCGAGATCACCGGCTGCCGCAGCCACCACAACATGGTCGGCTACTCGGGCACCGCGGGCGACTCCGTGTGGGTGCACGACAACGAGTTCGACCAGAACATGGGCGGCGCCTCCATGGACAGCGCCTTCCCCGGCCACCCCGGACTCCCGCAGAACCACGCCAAGTTCGAGCGGAACCTGATCCACGACAACAACCAGGACTACTACGGGTACGTGGCCGACGGCACCTGCGCCAAGCCGCCCATCGAGCGCGGCTACGAGCGGGGCGTGGTCTGCCCGCAGATCTCCATGCCCCCGGGCACCGGCATCATCACCGCCGGCGGCAACTGGAACCTCTACGAGAACAACTGGGTGTACGGGCATCAGCGCGCCGGCTTCTTCCTCAGCGCCGTCCCCGCCTTCATCCGCGGCGAGGAGGCGTGGTCCAAGCAGACGGACACCTCCCACCACAACCGGTACGCCGCGAACGTCATGGGCAAGGACAAGTCCGGCGCCGCCCGCCCCAACGGCATGGACGTGTGGTGGGACGGCCAGGGCCGCGGCAACTGCTGGCAGGACGGCCCCGACGGCTCCACCCCGGGCACGGTCCCGCAGTGCGGCGCAGCGCGCGGCGAGGTCTCGGGGGCCTCGGCCCGCCTCGTCGGCGAACCGGTCAAGCTGGTCCAGCTCCTCGTCTGCGCCGACTACAGCGTCCAGGCCCGCAAACTCCCGGCCGGCTGCGACTGGTACGGCGCACGCGGCCTGGAGCGGGTCGAGACCCAGCTCGCGCTGGCCGTGGCGGCGGTCCTCCTCCTGGTCGGCGGGGTCCTGTGGTGGCGCCGCCTGCGCACCTCCCGCCTCGGCACGGTGGCCTCCCTCCTCGGCCTGGCGGGCCTGGCCCTGGACGTGGCCGGCTCCACCATGTCCCTCACCGCGACCTTCGTCCCCGCGCTGGCCCTCCTCCTGCTCGGCCTGTGGTGGACGGGAGCGGGCCTCGCCCTGCGCCCCACCCGCCCCTGGCTGGCCCGCCTGACCCTGCTGCTGGCCGGACTGACCCTGCTGGACGCCTTCGACAAGGCGGTCCTGATGATCCCCTGGACCCCCCTGAGCCCCGCCTGGCTAAGGGCCCTGGTGGCCGTGGTCTGGGTCCTGTGGGCGGTCGTCGCCTCGGCCCGCCCCGGCAACCCGGCCCGCCCCTCCGGCCCCGGCGGCGACCCGGCCGGAGACCGCACCCCCGTCCCGGCGGGCCCCTCCCCGTCCCTGCGCGCGACAGCCCCCGAACCCCCGTCCACCCCGGAGGCCACCGCATGA
- a CDS encoding TetR/AcrR family transcriptional regulator: MDPVPPAQPAHPMRRTPIQQRSADRLARILDACAELLDETGYENLSTRAVALRAGVPIGSVYRFFGNKRAMATALAHRNLDTYADGIADRLAGLPATHWRPVVDAVLDEYLAMKRTVPGFALVDFGVPAPAAEGPASDPNHLVAARLTELLCAHLGLSPGATLERAVLVAVEATDALIQLAFRTDPAGDPAIVDETRAMMHAYLARVLD, encoded by the coding sequence ATGGACCCCGTGCCTCCAGCCCAGCCCGCCCACCCCATGCGCCGTACGCCGATCCAGCAGCGCAGCGCCGACCGGCTCGCCCGGATCCTCGACGCCTGCGCGGAACTCCTCGACGAGACCGGGTACGAGAACCTCAGCACCCGGGCCGTCGCCCTGCGCGCCGGCGTGCCCATCGGCTCGGTCTACCGTTTCTTCGGCAACAAGCGGGCCATGGCCACCGCCCTCGCCCACCGCAACCTCGACACCTACGCCGACGGCATCGCGGACCGCCTCGCGGGCCTCCCGGCCACCCACTGGCGGCCCGTCGTCGACGCCGTGCTGGACGAGTACCTCGCCATGAAGCGCACCGTCCCCGGTTTCGCGCTCGTCGACTTCGGCGTGCCCGCGCCGGCGGCCGAGGGCCCGGCCTCCGATCCCAACCACCTGGTCGCCGCCCGCCTCACCGAACTGCTCTGCGCACACCTCGGCCTGTCCCCCGGCGCCACCTTGGAGCGGGCGGTCCTCGTCGCCGTCGAGGCCACGGACGCGCTGATCCAACTGGCCTTCCGCACCGACCCGGCGGGGGACCCCGCCATCGTCGACGAGACCCGCGCCATGATGCACGCCTACCTGGCTCGCGTACTGGACTGA